In the Necator americanus strain Aroian chromosome X, whole genome shotgun sequence genome, CGACCCGATGGCCAGACCCCTCTGCGAagcccttcaaagaaaaatacaacgCTCTTTGAGTCCCTCGCAAGAAGAGATGTCACTCGACAACATTAGCGTGTGATTGGTACAAATGGAAGTTTTATAACTGGTGTCcgttcaagcaaatcaatgaaCAACGGGAGCGGTGATACAGGCGAATTGCTGAAGCCAACAGGGCGTGAGCACTCATCACATAGATGCAGGTTCTGTAGCAATGACAGCATGTACATAGCTATCGCACACTCACAGTTTTTGATGCCCAGGTCGATGGTATCACACGAAAAATGGGAAATCACAATCCCAAAGCTTGAACTCAATCCTAGTGTCACTGGGACACGGTTGTCTGTCAATGTCATTCGAAGTCTCAGCCGTGAAATCCACATTGATTATTCTATTTGACCTCGAAATTGCATTGAAATGTAGCAGTGGCGTCTTTGTAGCAAACGGCGTCCAATAGGTGCAAAAAATTGTACGAGATCTAAGctcattgaaaattttggtGCAATTTCGTTACATCGATACAGGCTGTAATCCGGGAGACTGTGGCACAAGAGGTCTAACGAAAAACCAATTCACAACCTACATCTAGTGGACAGGTTGCACCCTTAAACAGGTAATTGAAAATGGAGTTGCTCAAGacttttcctcatttccaGAGGACGAAGGAGAGGAACTTCCGTCTTCAAATGAAATGCATGTACGTGTTACAGAAAATGCTGCCACCGACCAAGTAACGGACATCGTGGATCTCCGAACCTTCAGATCCCATACAAAGGTGAAAAGGATATGGCCTTGAAGCTCAAAGCACAGTTGATAGAGATGATTAGCGACCAGTGCATCCACTGACACTACATAACGCCTTACTCACCCTGGAAAGAGGGATTCCACGAACACcttataaaaacataaaaacaataaaaggtTCAATGTTGAAAACGATTGGACAACGCATCCTAAACATGGATCAACTAGAAAACTTGCTCACAGAAAGTGAAGCATGTATCAATACACGACCACTGACATATCAAGAAACTTATTGTGAAAATAGGTTACGTTATCTGCGCCCAACCAATTTTATCCAGAACAAGATAGACACCACCTTTCCACTCGCAAGTTACGAGAAAAGTCGAGATGATCCATTTTACCAACCATCCAGTGAAACTGCTCACCTCAACACTCGTCTACAGACAACTAGGGCGTTACAGTCGTTTGCTCTTTCGTAACCCAACTGGAGGATAAGGAAGGATGCATATCTAGCCGCACTGCGAGAGCATAACGGATGTCACATGAGCAACAAAAGAAGATGAGTCATCGGTCAGATGAACAAACGTTCTCACAATAGACttctgtcgaaaaaaaaaaacaactagacGTTAGGAAGGATTACGAAGGTACAACGCAGCGACGGTGAAACACGAGAAGATGAGGTCTTCTCCGCCCAAAAACACTTTAGTACGTTGACCTGTAAATCAAATGGTCCCACCCAAAATAACCGGATCTCAGGATTCTACACAAAACTGTCACAAAAATACTCAAGATGATGCAACCCAGCTTCAAGAAGGTGCAAGACGGAGCTCGAGAACATCCACTTTACTATCTCCGTCCAAAGTCAATTCATGCCAACCACATTGCCCTTTCAACAACAAAGAGTCGAGTTTTCACAGCAAGCCGTTTTTCTTCAAGCTTCCTTCAACACTTAATGGCTATTGTCACAACAGCCATAGTAGCACTCTCATCAACTGATCCAATTTCATCGTCCAGCGACAGCTTGTCGGAATACCATATGATAGAGTGCAGACCAAAAGATGTCTACATTAACTCGCTCAACGCTGAAGCTTATGAACGTGAGAGAACAAACACTACGTCACCGAGGATACGCCACAAATACACCAGGTCGTGCCTATTCTTACTAATGATCTTCTGTATAATTATGAAACTCGATGGAAAATCAAAATGGCAAACAAGCATATAGAGTTTACTAGTactttgtttatattttttaaaattttactggTAGATCTACGACCACTGTGCCAAAAAGTTCTCTACTGTACCCATGAAACGTTGTTCTAAAGGTCGTAGACAGCAAAAGATGTGCCCATATGGGATCTAGTGTAGGGAACAAATGTGCAGAAATCAATGCCAGCAGCTTAATTCTGGAGCTTTCCATCAGCAGTAGTTACCCCGGCACTACGAGATGTCTCGAATCATGTGGAGGAACAAGatgagatttcttctatttgaGCTCTGCCTGCTTGTTCCACAAGATCTATTCTGTTCCAACAGATTATGAAGTCTACGAACTTTTCAGATGTTCCCAACGGCAGGAGAGGGTAGAAGCAAAGGTGCAATTTTTTGccgatagaagaaaaatccatcaTCTACTGCTCGGTCTGCGACGCAACGTACCAGTGCGACCATCTTCTAGATGTCACCTCAAGCATTCTCTCATGGTCATAGCTTTCCATCCTGGACAAGAAGTTCATCTCAAACACGCATACTACTTCTCTGTGGGCAAGACACTTCCACACTTACACTATCCTTCATTGAAGACCTCACAATCACTTGAGTGCAACCTCTTCGACTCCTGCGAATGTGATCCAGCCGAGGCTCAGGTAAAATGTTACTGCCAAGGCCAGGAGATCGacgaaaatttccgaaaaataataaatgttctTCCTGTAACGTTACCATTCTTAATGTTTACGGAGCATCATGCTAACAACGTCATGACTCAAAAAGATCAAGGAAGGAGTTTTGGTCGAGATCATCGCCAACAAAAAAGAGACCATAGAAGACATTGTAGTCGATATCACAGATGAGATTTGCGAGGTTGACAACACTTCCATATATGGATGCTATAGAAGTGCAAGTGCAAATGTGACCTATTTCAAGCTGCACTACCGTCTCAGCGAAAATATACTGCATTTGCCGTTCCTTGTTCAGGAACAAGGAAGAATCAGCGCTCCGTTTTCTTATGGTCAATGCGCGTGTATGCCTTAAAAGTTCCGTTACTTGCGGATCTAGCACAAAATACTTTGAGATCACAGGCATCCTAAAATATGCACACACATTGCATACAAAACCCAAAGAAATCAGTGAGCAGACACATAACGTCACGTTGGACTTCGAGTGGCCTGATGTTGGACTCATACTCAACGTACTAGGCAATAGTACAAAACAGTCTTCTCAACAATCGTCATCGGAGAATTGACCACTCTTGATCAGTGACCTTCACCTCACGACTGCATGTGGAAGTTTATTTGGCAGTCTCCCATTCACTAATTAGAACTGCTTGGAATACCATCTAACTTCTCAAATGTATTGTATGTTTTTCGTGCAAACACGTTCTTTCGTCCAAACAATCCATTCTATCTCAACAAAAGATAACAACAGTCGAATAACAATCGAATAACGAAGTGCAATCCGGCAATGCAATGCATGTATAAAGCTAAGCTGTCAGTAAGGTACAAGTTTCAAGATGTTTCTTAGTGCAATGAACACACACGACGAGTTGTAAGAAGAGCTGTCAAGAAGGCGCAAGGACGAGGTGCAACGACTAACAGAATAACTCCAATTTAAACGCAACAAACTACGAATGTGACATGGTGAGGGAAtctgcgggaaaagctagagatgaggttgtagattccAGGAGAGGTAGTTtcattcatctctccctaatcacCGTAAAacaaacggcgtgggaaccccTTTCACTGACCTTTGATTGATCAAACTTGGACTCAGCACTTGGACAAGCGTGACGCGATCCTATTGAAATCGTCTTTTCCTGCTcatgttcatgtttttctgCTCATGTTCCGTTCATGTTTCCCTGATCGtcgtctttcacgccgtttcttactaCGATCAGGGAAACATGAGCGGAACCAACCCCGCAATCTAAAACCataactctagattttcttcccttcttcGGCTTCCTTCAGCACGTCAGATTGCggcacgctgcctttaaacgagcTTGCGTTCACTTCGCCCCAACACTGCAAACGGAAGACGAAGTGCAAaggaatatgaaaaaatttgtATGATTGATTCTAAACATCATAATATCCATTAATCTGTCAAATGAGTACGTCAGGCTATGTGGACAACATCCGACGCTTCACGAAGAGGGAAGCTGCCTTGTACACCTGTAAGAACGGAGAAATGAATGCGCAATTTCTTAGATAGAAAATAATCGGCGCGGTGCAAAGAATGAATATGAGCTACGAAGCGTACGAATTTTTAATACGAGCAAAGTCCGTTCTCGAGAGCTCAAAGACTGAATTTTGTGACCAGCAAGTAGACAGCGTTTCACTCGAGCCAGCTTTCGTTAATCATTTTACCAAGAAGAAGgtcgaatttttgaatgagCTTTGAACAAGTATCGAAACGGCGATGCATGAGCCGATACAACAGAGCGAAAATGAAGACCATCAAAGCACATGGGTCAAAACCTTGAGGGCCTTCACTGAGTCCCAGCGACTTATGGAAGAATTTGAGAACACCATCAGAGAGGAATTTATACGCTTTGGAGAGAAGCTAACTGTATTCGAAACCCTCCTAGAAGACATGGCGACCAGACATCGAAATCTGATGTCGATAGCTCAGAAGGGCTAGCGATATCCAGAGCCTGATGATACCAAGGCGTTTCTAGAGCCTGATgatacgaagaagaagaaaaactacggTCAAATAAAACAGCCTGGAGGTGAAGTTGACGAAGGCTCGACCTGGATGGTGAAGAGGTGCAAAGTCAACCAGATGTGCCGATGCACCAAGGAGATGAACCTTCGGAAGGCTTGGAGCATAAAGAGATGTGAGCAAGCGCAGAAAGAAACGGTAGTGATGAAATGCATTGGCCGAAATCTCGAGATCACCTAACCACAAAATTCAGAGACGAAAGAGACAGATAAAGGATCGGATGACAGAGGTATTCCACCAAATTAACTAGTCACCACAGATAACAAACCGAGCTTCTCGCGTTACAGCAGTCCGCGACGGAGACCGCTTCCAGATATGTGTCTTCTGCGACGTTAATGGTCAACATTACAGTGACAGCAGCCCTATCTATAGGACAGTGATGGAACGCCAAAGGTGTTCAGATGTCATCGCTGTTTCGACACGCTCCACCGATTTACGGAGCGCCACAAAGCGGCGAGACATTGTGCATACTGTCGAAAGTAAGAGCACCATCTTCGATATCTTCGCTCCCACTGTTCAAAGACGTACTGGAAAGAAAATACTCGAATCTGCGAAAGTAAGTGAAAGCGATCAAAAACGACGGCGACTCTCCGAGATCAAACTCTGCAGATTGAGACGGAAGTTACAGCACTTCATCAAAACCCACATGAACTCTCCACTACTTGTGGGAGTATCACGAACGCAATAAGGCTTATTTGGCTCGATTATTGTTTCTTGTGGTTTTTTGCACGTCTATAGACgattattcattttctaaCTTGAGTTAACGCTGTATGGCGGCCAACTTGTAGTTCTTAGCCTCGCAGCTGTAAAGATGATTAATTTAAACAAAAGTGTTTAAAGGCCAATTGGCAAATTCTTTGTACTAGCATGTGCAGAACATTATCATAGTTTACTCCATCCTCATTGTACCGTATAAACAACCAGAATACTcgttgtattattttttttagtgattttctcttcttagtgtatttttatattaatcaCTCTCTTTGCTGAGGTATGTAGCTCTTATAGTagtgttgttattgttgttttcggtttaattacccatgTTTGATAAATTGCCGTATTAATTGCAAAGTCCCCGTGACACAATCGAACATCATACGTCAACTACTGAGCTCCAATACACTGGCCGAGCAATTGTCGTTTgaaatcaaactttttctccaatttttctcaGTCAAAAAACTACTAGGGATTAATCAATAGCATATCTATCGATTGTTGCTATTCCCTTCGTTCCCAACAGTCTCC is a window encoding:
- a CDS encoding hypothetical protein (NECATOR_CHRX.G22692.T1) gives rise to the protein MPVISKYFVLDPQVTELLRHTRALTIRKRSADSSLFLNKERQMQYIFAETVVQLEIGHICTCTSIASIYGSVVNLANLICDIDYNVFYGLFFVGDDLDQNSFLDLFES
- a CDS encoding hypothetical protein (NECATOR_CHRX.G22691.T1), with amino-acid sequence MQPSFKKVQDGAREHPLYYLRPKSIHANHIALSTTKSRVFTASRFSSSFLQHLMAIVTTAIVALSSTDPISSSSDSLSEYHMIECRPKDVYINSLNAEAYERERTNTTSPRIRHKYTRSCLFLLMIFCIIMKLDGKSKWQTSI
- a CDS encoding hypothetical protein (NECATOR_CHRX.G22691.T2) translates to MMQPSFKKVQDGAREHPLYYLRPKSIHANHIALSTTKSRVFTASRFSSSFLQHLMAIVTTAIVALSSTDPISSSSDSLSEYHMIECRPKDVYINSLNAEAYEQPDDTKAFLEPDDTKKKKNYGQIKQPGGEVDEGSTWMVKRCKVNQMCRCTKEMNLRKAWSIKRCEQAQKETVVMKCIGRNLEIT